A genomic region of Pseudomonas frederiksbergensis contains the following coding sequences:
- a CDS encoding LysR substrate-binding domain-containing protein, which translates to MNLESKWLEDFSALAATRSFSQAAERRFVTQPAFSRRIRSLEAALGLTLVNRSRTPIELTAAGQLFLVTARTVVEQLGEVLRHLHHLEGGQGEVMQVAAAHSLALGFFPRWIAQLRNEGLNIATRLVATNVGDAVHALREGGCDLMLAFYDPDAAMQMDPEIFPSLHLGDTEMLPVCAADADGKPLFDLEGEASVPLLAYSAGAFLGRSVNMLLRQRALRFTTIYETAMADSLKSMALEGLGIAWVPQLSVRAELARGELVVCGGPQWHVPLEIRLYRCALVRKANVRLLWRKLEGGTAGSN; encoded by the coding sequence ATGAATCTGGAAAGCAAATGGCTCGAGGACTTTAGTGCCCTGGCCGCCACCCGCAGCTTTTCGCAGGCCGCCGAACGGCGCTTTGTGACTCAGCCGGCATTCAGTCGGCGGATCCGCAGCCTGGAAGCCGCGCTGGGGCTGACTCTGGTCAATCGCTCGCGCACGCCCATCGAACTGACGGCGGCGGGTCAGCTGTTTCTGGTGACGGCTCGCACGGTGGTCGAGCAACTCGGCGAAGTGCTGCGGCATTTGCATCACCTTGAAGGCGGGCAGGGCGAAGTGATGCAAGTCGCTGCCGCGCACTCCCTGGCCCTGGGCTTCTTTCCGCGCTGGATCGCGCAACTGCGTAATGAAGGCCTGAACATCGCCACGCGGCTGGTGGCGACCAACGTGGGCGATGCCGTGCATGCGCTGCGCGAAGGCGGCTGCGATCTGATGTTGGCGTTTTACGACCCGGATGCGGCCATGCAAATGGACCCGGAGATTTTCCCGTCACTGCACTTGGGCGATACCGAAATGCTCCCGGTCTGCGCGGCGGATGCCGATGGCAAACCGCTGTTTGACCTCGAAGGCGAGGCCAGCGTGCCGCTGTTGGCCTACAGCGCCGGGGCATTTCTCGGGCGTTCGGTGAACATGCTGCTGCGCCAGCGCGCGCTGCGTTTCACCACCATTTATGAAACCGCCATGGCCGACAGCCTGAAAAGCATGGCACTGGAAGGGCTGGGCATCGCCTGGGTGCCGCAACTCAGCGTGCGCGCCGAATTGGCGCGCGGTGAACTGGTGGTCTGCGGTGGCCCGCAATGGCACGTGCCGCTGGAGATTCGCCTGTACCGCTGCGCGCTGGTGCGCAAGGCCAATGTGCGGTTGTTGTGGCGCAAGCTGGAAGGCGGGACAGCGGGAAGTAATTGA
- the purE gene encoding 5-(carboxyamino)imidazole ribonucleotide mutase encodes MSALVGVIMGSKSDWSTLSHTADMLEKLGIPYEVKVVSAHRTPDLLFQYAEEAEARGIEVIIAGAGGAAHLPGMCAAKTHLPVLGVPVQSSMLSGVDSLLSIVQMPAGIPVATLAIGKAGAINAALLSASILGAKHPQFHAVLKTFRAEQTDSVLDNPDPRIA; translated from the coding sequence ATGAGTGCACTGGTTGGCGTGATCATGGGCTCCAAGTCCGATTGGTCCACCCTTAGCCACACCGCCGATATGCTGGAAAAGCTCGGCATCCCTTACGAGGTGAAAGTGGTCTCTGCCCACCGCACCCCGGACCTGCTGTTCCAGTATGCCGAAGAGGCCGAGGCCCGTGGCATCGAGGTGATCATCGCCGGTGCCGGTGGCGCGGCCCATTTGCCAGGCATGTGTGCAGCCAAGACCCACCTGCCGGTGCTAGGTGTGCCGGTGCAGTCATCGATGCTTTCGGGTGTCGATTCACTGTTGTCGATCGTGCAGATGCCAGCGGGCATCCCGGTTGCTACCCTGGCCATCGGCAAGGCCGGCGCGATCAACGCCGCGCTGCTGTCGGCGAGTATCCTGGGCGCCAAGCACCCGCAATTCCACGCAGTGCTGAAAACCTTCCGTGCTGAGCAGACAGACAGCGTCCTGGACAATCCAGACCCACGCATTGCCTGA
- a CDS encoding 5-(carboxyamino)imidazole ribonucleotide synthase, translating into MKIGVIGGGQLGRMLALAGTPLGMNFAFLDPAPDACAAALGEHLRADYGDQDHLRQLADEVDLVTFEFESVPAETVAFLSQFVPVYPSAEALRIARDRWFEKSLFKDLGIPTPAFADIHSQADLEAAVATIGLPAVLKTRTLGYDGKGQKVLRTSADVVGTFAELGSVACLLEGFVPFTGEVSLIAVRARDGETRFYPLVHNTHDSGILKLSVASTDHPLQALAEDYSSRVLKQLDYVGVMAFEFFEVDGGLKANEIAPRVHNSGHWTTEGAECSQFENHLRAVAGLPLGSTAKVGESAMLNFIGVVPPVEKVIAIADCHLHHYGKAFKVGRKVGHANLRCADRATLEQQILKVEALIAE; encoded by the coding sequence ATGAAAATCGGTGTAATCGGTGGCGGCCAGCTGGGTCGCATGTTGGCCTTGGCGGGTACGCCGCTGGGAATGAACTTCGCTTTTCTGGACCCTGCGCCGGATGCCTGCGCAGCCGCGCTGGGTGAACACCTGCGCGCCGATTACGGTGATCAGGACCACCTGCGCCAGTTGGCTGATGAAGTCGACCTGGTGACCTTCGAATTCGAAAGCGTCCCTGCCGAAACCGTGGCCTTCCTGTCGCAATTTGTCCCGGTTTACCCGAGTGCCGAAGCGCTGCGCATTGCCCGTGATCGCTGGTTCGAAAAGAGCCTGTTCAAGGACCTGGGCATTCCGACTCCGGCCTTCGCCGATATCCACTCGCAAGCCGACCTGGAGGCTGCGGTAGCCACCATCGGCCTGCCCGCCGTGCTGAAAACCCGCACCCTGGGTTACGACGGCAAGGGCCAGAAAGTCCTGCGCACGTCGGCTGATGTGGTCGGCACCTTCGCCGAGCTGGGTAGCGTGGCCTGCTTGCTGGAAGGCTTCGTGCCGTTCACCGGTGAAGTGTCGCTGATCGCCGTGCGTGCTCGCGATGGCGAAACGAGGTTCTACCCGCTGGTCCACAATACCCACGACAGCGGCATTCTCAAGTTGTCCGTGGCCAGCACCGACCACCCGTTGCAAGCCCTGGCTGAGGATTACTCCAGCCGCGTGCTCAAGCAACTGGATTACGTCGGCGTGATGGCATTCGAGTTCTTTGAAGTCGACGGTGGCCTCAAGGCCAACGAAATCGCCCCGCGCGTACACAATTCCGGGCACTGGACTACCGAAGGTGCCGAGTGCAGTCAGTTCGAAAACCACCTGCGCGCCGTGGCCGGCCTGCCGCTGGGCTCGACCGCCAAGGTCGGCGAGAGCGCGATGCTTAACTTCATCGGCGTTGTCCCGCCGGTCGAGAAGGTCATCGCCATTGCTGATTGCCATCTGCACCACTACGGCAAGGCGTTCAAGGTCGGCCGCAAGGTCGGTCACGCCAACCTGCGTTGCGCCGACAGGGCCACGCTGGAGCAACAGATCCTCAAGGTCGAAGCGCTGATCGCCGAATAG
- a CDS encoding GlsB/YeaQ/YmgE family stress response membrane protein: protein MHIIGTIFIGLIVGLLARFLKPGDDSMGWIMTILLGIGGSLAATYGGQALGIYQAGQGAGFIGALVGAIILLVIYGFIKKS from the coding sequence ATGCATATTATTGGAACCATCTTCATCGGATTGATCGTTGGCCTGCTGGCTCGTTTCCTGAAACCGGGTGACGACAGCATGGGCTGGATCATGACCATCCTGCTCGGCATCGGCGGTTCGCTGGCGGCCACGTACGGCGGCCAGGCGCTGGGTATCTATCAGGCTGGCCAAGGTGCGGGCTTCATCGGTGCACTGGTGGGCGCGATCATCCTGTTGGTGATTTACGGCTTCATCAAAAAGAGCTGA
- a CDS encoding DUF3299 domain-containing protein has translation MRRLLLTLLLLGTGLVHAGELPETDWLELMPKSDQKALEAMPEIDHNSPEANGTFTDKGGLKQSKGLPAVMYSTKTVASMNDKNIRIGGYPVPLETDAKGRSTLFFLVPYPGACIHVPPPPPNQLVLVRYPKGLKLDDIYTPLWVTGTLKIEKVNNDLADAAYALDAAKVRAVKESDL, from the coding sequence ATGCGCCGTCTTCTGTTGACTCTTCTATTGCTGGGCACTGGCCTGGTCCATGCTGGCGAGCTGCCGGAAACCGACTGGCTCGAACTGATGCCCAAGTCGGACCAGAAAGCCCTTGAGGCCATGCCTGAAATCGACCACAACTCGCCCGAAGCCAATGGCACCTTTACCGACAAGGGTGGCTTGAAGCAGAGCAAGGGCTTGCCGGCGGTGATGTATTCGACCAAAACCGTGGCGTCGATGAACGACAAGAACATCCGTATCGGTGGGTATCCCGTGCCACTGGAAACCGACGCCAAGGGTCGCAGCACGCTGTTCTTCCTGGTGCCGTACCCAGGCGCCTGCATCCACGTGCCGCCACCGCCGCCTAACCAGTTGGTGCTGGTGCGCTATCCGAAGGGCTTGAAGCTGGACGATATCTACACACCGTTGTGGGTCACCGGCACGCTGAAGATCGAGAAGGTCAACAACGACCTGGCCGATGCAGCCTATGCACTGGATGCGGCGAAAGTGCGGGCGGTCAAAGAGTCGGATTTGTAA
- a CDS encoding D-hexose-6-phosphate mutarotase has product MPTPNVEAVKLNELNCWRIRHGQAELLVAQQGAHILSYQLAGQPPLIWLNEEAVFKTGNSIRAGVPICWPWFGNLDRNPPSVQAMRVSDQPATAHGLVRAMDWELGAIETEGESLKVEFFLPYPEGGLPGWPYSVDLKLSIRLDEQLHINLTSQNQGSAPVTISQALHSYYAVSDVRNVHVEGLDGLNYIETLDNWKIVTQTDDLRFAGETDRIYLETPAQLSIVDPAWERRIELTSSGSRSAVIWNPWIARAAQFSDMADDGWQRMLCIETANVMDDVVTLAPGASHTLGVSIASKPL; this is encoded by the coding sequence ATGCCTACTCCCAACGTTGAAGCCGTGAAACTGAATGAACTGAACTGCTGGCGCATCCGCCACGGTCAGGCCGAATTGCTGGTGGCCCAGCAAGGCGCGCACATCCTCAGTTATCAACTGGCCGGGCAACCGCCGCTGATATGGCTCAACGAAGAGGCTGTGTTCAAAACCGGCAACAGCATCCGCGCCGGTGTTCCGATCTGCTGGCCGTGGTTTGGCAATCTGGACCGCAACCCGCCGAGCGTTCAGGCGATGCGCGTCAGCGATCAACCGGCTACCGCCCATGGACTGGTGCGGGCAATGGACTGGGAGCTGGGTGCAATTGAAACCGAAGGCGAAAGCCTGAAGGTCGAATTCTTCCTGCCCTACCCCGAAGGCGGCTTGCCAGGTTGGCCGTATTCGGTGGATCTGAAACTGAGCATTCGCCTGGATGAGCAACTGCACATCAACCTGACCAGCCAAAACCAGGGCAGCGCCCCCGTCACCATCAGCCAGGCGCTGCACAGCTACTACGCCGTCAGCGATGTACGCAACGTGCACGTCGAAGGCCTGGACGGGCTGAACTACATCGAAACCCTGGATAACTGGAAAATCGTCACTCAGACCGACGATCTGCGTTTTGCCGGGGAAACCGACCGGATCTACCTGGAGACACCGGCGCAATTGAGCATCGTCGATCCGGCCTGGGAACGGCGCATCGAGCTGACCAGCAGCGGCTCGCGCTCGGCGGTCATCTGGAACCCGTGGATCGCGCGGGCGGCGCAGTTCAGCGACATGGCCGACGATGGCTGGCAGCGCATGCTGTGCATCGAAACGGCGAATGTGATGGATGACGTGGTGACCCTGGCGCCAGGGGCGAGCCATACGCTGGGTGTGAGCATCGCCAGCAAACCGCTTTAA
- a CDS encoding acyl-CoA thioesterase gives MIELEQEDPIPQGDLALQITALPRETNGFGDIFGGWLVSQMDLAGTAMASKVAGGRVATVAIDRMAFLVPVAVGAQLSFYTQATEIGRSSIKMMVEVWSDDPLSSEWRKVTEAVFVFVAIDGSGRTRSVPPRAR, from the coding sequence ATGATAGAGCTCGAACAAGAAGATCCTATTCCGCAAGGCGATCTGGCCCTGCAAATTACCGCGCTTCCTCGCGAAACCAACGGCTTTGGCGATATTTTCGGCGGCTGGCTGGTGTCACAGATGGATTTGGCCGGTACGGCGATGGCCAGCAAGGTCGCGGGCGGACGCGTCGCCACGGTGGCGATCGATCGCATGGCGTTCCTGGTGCCGGTCGCGGTAGGCGCTCAGCTGTCCTTCTATACCCAGGCAACGGAAATCGGCCGCAGCTCGATCAAGATGATGGTCGAAGTCTGGAGCGACGATCCGTTGTCCAGCGAATGGCGTAAAGTCACTGAAGCGGTGTTCGTGTTCGTCGCCATCGATGGCAGCGGCCGCACCCGTTCGGTTCCGCCTAGAGCTCGTTAA
- a CDS encoding MFS transporter produces the protein MTTAPSSIATPAQSARPLTRNDYKTLSLSALGGALEFYDFIIFVFFATVVGKLFFPADMPEWLRLMQTFGIFAAGYLARPLGGIVMAHFGDLLGRKKMFTLSIFMMAVPTLIMGLLPTYAQIGLWAPILLLLMRVIQGAAIGGEVPGAWVFVSEHVPQRHIGYACGTLTSGLTAGILLGSLVATAINSLYTPEQVADYAWRIPFLLGGVFGLFSVYLRRWLHETPVFAELQLRKALAEEVPLRAVLRDHRGAIAISMLLTWLLSAGIIVVILMTPTVLQTIYHFSATTALQANSVAIVCLSLGCVVSGALADRFGAGRVFVFGSAALLATSWTFYHSLFNHPDWLFPLYALTGLFVGTIGAVPFVMVKAFPAVVRFSGLSFSYNLAYAIFGGLTPMVVTLLLKESPMGPAYYVAIICGIGILVGSYLWKNNR, from the coding sequence ATGACCACAGCGCCATCGAGCATAGCGACACCCGCGCAATCTGCACGCCCCTTGACCCGCAACGATTACAAGACACTGTCGCTTTCAGCGTTGGGCGGCGCGCTGGAGTTTTACGACTTCATCATTTTCGTGTTCTTTGCCACGGTCGTCGGCAAGTTGTTCTTCCCGGCGGACATGCCCGAGTGGCTGCGGCTGATGCAGACCTTCGGCATCTTTGCCGCCGGTTACCTGGCGCGGCCCTTGGGCGGCATCGTCATGGCGCACTTCGGCGACCTGCTGGGGCGCAAGAAAATGTTCACCCTGAGCATTTTCATGATGGCCGTGCCGACGCTGATCATGGGCTTGCTGCCGACGTACGCACAGATCGGCCTGTGGGCGCCGATCCTGTTGCTGCTGATGCGGGTGATCCAGGGCGCGGCGATTGGCGGTGAAGTGCCAGGGGCCTGGGTATTCGTTTCCGAACACGTGCCACAGCGGCACATTGGCTACGCCTGCGGCACGCTGACGTCCGGCCTGACCGCCGGCATCCTGCTCGGCTCGCTGGTCGCCACCGCGATCAACAGTCTCTACACCCCTGAGCAGGTGGCCGATTACGCCTGGCGGATCCCGTTCCTGCTCGGCGGTGTGTTTGGCCTGTTCTCGGTCTACCTGCGCCGCTGGCTGCACGAAACCCCGGTGTTTGCCGAGTTGCAATTGCGCAAGGCGCTGGCCGAAGAAGTGCCGCTGCGTGCGGTCCTGCGTGACCATCGCGGCGCCATTGCCATCTCGATGCTGCTGACCTGGCTGCTGTCGGCCGGGATTATCGTGGTCATTCTGATGACCCCAACCGTGCTGCAAACCATTTATCACTTCTCGGCCACGACCGCGCTGCAAGCCAATAGCGTGGCTATCGTGTGCCTGAGTCTGGGCTGCGTGGTCTCCGGCGCGCTAGCGGATCGTTTCGGCGCTGGCCGGGTGTTCGTGTTCGGCAGCGCGGCGCTGTTGGCGACTTCCTGGACGTTCTACCACAGCCTGTTCAATCACCCCGACTGGCTGTTCCCGCTGTACGCGCTGACCGGCCTGTTCGTCGGCACCATCGGCGCGGTGCCGTTCGTGATGGTCAAGGCGTTCCCGGCCGTGGTGCGCTTCAGCGGCCTGTCGTTCTCCTACAACCTGGCCTACGCGATCTTTGGTGGCCTGACCCCGATGGTTGTCACCCTGTTGCTCAAGGAAAGCCCAATGGGGCCGGCGTATTACGTGGCGATCATTTGCGGCATCGGCATCCTGGTGGGTAGCTACCTCTGGAAGAACAACCGCTGA
- a CDS encoding phosphate ABC transporter substrate-binding protein PstS has protein sequence MKLKRLMAAMTFVAAGVATANAVAAGVDPAIKPYVKATGVSGNLSSVGSDTLANLMTLWAENYKKEYPNVNIQIQAAGSATAPPALTEGTSNLGPMSRKMKDTELAAFEQKYGYKPTAIPVAVDALAVFVHKDNPIQHLTMEQVDAIFSSTRLCGAKEEVKTWGDLGVKGDLANKPVQLFGRNSVSGTYGYFKEEALCKGDYKPNVNEQPGSASVVQSISSSLNGIGYSGIGYKTASVKTVALSKKGSTEFIEDTEENALNGKYPLSRFLYVYVNKAPNKPLAPLEAEFVKLVLSKQGQEVVVKDGYIPLPAKVAAKALADLGLQEGGAEVAKK, from the coding sequence ATGAAACTGAAGCGTTTGATGGCGGCAATGACTTTTGTCGCTGCTGGCGTTGCGACCGCCAATGCGGTCGCCGCTGGTGTTGACCCGGCTATTAAGCCTTATGTAAAGGCCACCGGTGTGTCGGGCAACCTGTCCAGCGTCGGTTCCGATACCCTGGCCAACCTCATGACCCTGTGGGCTGAGAACTACAAAAAAGAATACCCGAACGTAAACATCCAGATTCAGGCCGCTGGCTCCGCCACTGCGCCACCTGCGTTGACTGAAGGCACCTCCAACCTGGGCCCGATGAGCCGCAAGATGAAGGACACCGAACTGGCTGCCTTCGAGCAGAAGTACGGCTACAAGCCAACCGCTATCCCGGTTGCCGTGGATGCCCTGGCCGTGTTCGTGCACAAGGACAACCCGATCCAGCACCTGACCATGGAACAAGTCGACGCGATCTTCTCCTCGACTCGTCTGTGCGGCGCTAAAGAAGAAGTCAAAACCTGGGGCGACCTGGGCGTGAAAGGCGACCTGGCCAACAAGCCGGTTCAACTGTTCGGCCGTAACTCGGTATCCGGCACGTATGGCTACTTCAAAGAAGAAGCCCTGTGCAAAGGCGACTACAAGCCAAACGTCAACGAACAACCAGGCTCGGCGTCGGTCGTGCAATCGATCAGCTCGTCGCTGAACGGTATCGGTTACTCGGGCATCGGCTACAAGACCGCCAGTGTGAAAACCGTTGCCCTGTCGAAGAAAGGCAGCACCGAGTTCATCGAAGACACCGAAGAAAACGCCCTGAACGGCAAATACCCGCTGTCGCGTTTCCTCTACGTTTACGTCAACAAAGCCCCGAACAAGCCTCTGGCCCCGCTGGAAGCCGAGTTCGTGAAACTGGTTCTGTCCAAACAGGGCCAGGAAGTTGTCGTGAAAGACGGCTACATCCCACTGCCAGCCAAAGTTGCCGCCAAGGCACTGGCTGACCTGGGTCTGCAAGAAGGCGGCGCTGAAGTCGCAAAAAAGTAA
- a CDS encoding ABC transporter permease subunit, translated as MQDAGKPLMISLEEQNQVAMRVSDKGQALFFDVDSGAELRRVDLPIPAGTRVTSIGKDQPGHPLVVVGLSNGQALVFSHTYKVSYPEGKKTISPAIEFPYGETPIALNEQGGALEHVSLNATDSTLLLAGSTGSQLQVLSLTSEENMMTGEVTNEQKRIELPQMTETVKNIFVDPRQQWLYVVNGRAQADVFSLRDKSLNGRYKLLDDGEAQVTASTQLVGGISLIIGDSKGSLAQWFMARDTDGEQRLKQIRTFQMGTTPIVEITAEERRKGFLALDTSGKLGVFHSTAHRTLLVDQVVDGSGIFGLSPRANRVIVEQGGKLQPLLLDNPHPEVSWSALWSKVWYENYDEPKYVWQSTAANTDFEPKMSLSPLTFGTLKAAFYAMLLAAPLAVAAAIYTAYFMAPGMRRKVKPVIELMEAMPTVILGFFAGLFLAPYVEGHLPGIFSLLMLLPIGILVAGFIFSRLPESVRLKVPDGWESAILIPVILFVGWLSLYMSPYMETWFFGGDMRMWISHDLGITYDQRNALVVGLAMGFAVIPNIYSIAEDAVFSVPRGLTLGSLALGATPWQTMTRVVILTASPGIFSALMIGMGRAVGETMIVLMATGNTPVMEMNLFEGLRTLAANVAVEMPESEVGGSHYRVLFLSALVLLLFTFIMNTLAELIRQRLRKKYSSL; from the coding sequence ATGCAAGACGCCGGCAAACCGCTGATGATCTCCCTCGAAGAACAGAACCAGGTCGCCATGCGGGTTTCCGACAAGGGCCAGGCGCTGTTTTTCGACGTCGACAGTGGCGCCGAGCTGCGCCGCGTCGACCTGCCAATCCCGGCCGGCACCCGCGTAACCTCCATTGGTAAAGACCAACCCGGCCATCCGTTGGTCGTCGTGGGCCTGTCCAACGGTCAGGCACTGGTATTCAGTCACACTTATAAAGTCAGCTATCCGGAAGGCAAGAAAACCATCTCGCCGGCCATCGAGTTCCCCTACGGCGAAACACCGATCGCGTTGAACGAGCAGGGCGGTGCCCTGGAGCACGTCAGCCTCAATGCGACCGATTCGACCCTGCTGCTCGCCGGCTCTACCGGTTCGCAATTGCAGGTGCTGTCGCTGACCAGCGAAGAAAACATGATGACCGGTGAGGTCACCAACGAGCAGAAGCGTATCGAACTGCCGCAAATGACCGAGACGGTGAAGAACATCTTCGTCGACCCGCGTCAGCAGTGGCTGTACGTGGTCAACGGCCGTGCTCAGGCCGACGTCTTCAGCCTGCGTGACAAAAGTCTCAACGGTCGCTACAAACTGCTGGATGACGGCGAAGCGCAAGTGACTGCCAGTACTCAACTGGTGGGTGGTATCTCGCTGATCATCGGCGACTCCAAGGGTAGTCTGGCCCAGTGGTTCATGGCTCGCGATACCGATGGCGAGCAACGACTGAAACAGATCCGTACTTTCCAGATGGGCACCACGCCGATCGTTGAAATCACCGCTGAAGAACGTCGCAAGGGCTTCCTCGCCCTCGACACTTCCGGCAAGCTCGGCGTGTTCCACAGCACCGCCCACCGCACCTTGCTGGTGGACCAGGTGGTCGATGGCTCGGGCATCTTCGGCCTGTCGCCGCGTGCCAACCGCGTCATCGTGGAACAGGGCGGCAAGTTGCAACCGCTGCTGCTCGACAACCCGCACCCGGAAGTCTCGTGGAGCGCGTTGTGGAGCAAGGTCTGGTACGAAAACTACGACGAGCCTAAATACGTCTGGCAATCGACCGCGGCCAACACCGACTTCGAACCCAAGATGAGCCTTTCGCCACTGACCTTCGGTACGCTGAAAGCCGCGTTCTACGCGATGCTGCTGGCCGCACCGCTCGCGGTAGCGGCGGCGATCTACACCGCTTACTTCATGGCTCCGGGTATGCGCCGCAAGGTCAAGCCGGTCATCGAATTGATGGAAGCGATGCCGACGGTGATCCTCGGCTTCTTTGCCGGCCTGTTCCTCGCACCGTATGTGGAAGGGCATTTGCCGGGCATTTTCAGCCTGTTGATGCTCTTGCCGATCGGCATTCTGGTGGCTGGTTTCATCTTCAGTCGCCTGCCTGAATCCGTGCGCCTGAAAGTGCCGGACGGCTGGGAAAGCGCGATCCTGATCCCGGTGATTCTGTTTGTGGGCTGGTTGTCGCTGTACATGAGCCCGTACATGGAAACCTGGTTCTTCGGCGGCGACATGCGCATGTGGATCTCCCACGACCTGGGCATCACCTACGATCAGCGCAACGCACTGGTGGTTGGTCTGGCCATGGGCTTTGCGGTGATCCCGAACATCTACTCGATCGCCGAAGACGCCGTGTTCAGCGTGCCGCGCGGCCTGACGCTGGGCTCCCTGGCCCTCGGCGCCACGCCATGGCAGACCATGACCCGCGTGGTAATCCTCACCGCCAGCCCGGGCATTTTCTCGGCACTGATGATCGGCATGGGCCGTGCGGTCGGGGAAACCATGATCGTGCTGATGGCCACCGGTAACACCCCGGTCATGGAAATGAACCTGTTCGAAGGCCTGCGTACCCTGGCCGCCAACGTTGCGGTGGAAATGCCCGAATCGGAAGTCGGTGGCAGCCACTACCGCGTGCTGTTCCTTTCGGCGCTGGTGCTGCTG